The Sphingorhabdus sp. Alg231-15 genome has a segment encoding these proteins:
- a CDS encoding peptidylprolyl isomerase, with the protein MLSKFIVSLFAAAMISTGATAQEQAEPAEPAPASVPEEENILHLDLSTGGRVTIQLFPAVAPNHVERIKTLTRQGFYDGVIFHRVIEGFMAQTGDPTGTGTGGSELPDLKAEFHPFPHLRGVVSMARAESEDSANSQFFIVFYPRFALDKKYTVFGRVTAGMQHVDAINRGEPPASPSRILQASVAIDGKAPPAPRSFAPVPEQEITVDDLNAPINP; encoded by the coding sequence ATGCTAAGCAAATTCATTGTTTCCCTTTTTGCTGCTGCGATGATCAGCACTGGCGCCACTGCCCAAGAGCAGGCCGAGCCTGCTGAGCCCGCTCCGGCTTCGGTTCCTGAGGAAGAGAATATTCTGCATCTGGACCTCTCTACGGGCGGCCGGGTAACGATTCAGCTTTTTCCTGCGGTTGCGCCCAATCATGTCGAACGGATCAAGACGCTGACACGGCAGGGATTTTATGATGGTGTGATTTTCCACCGCGTTATTGAAGGCTTCATGGCACAGACCGGTGACCCCACGGGCACAGGCACAGGCGGCTCAGAACTACCTGATTTGAAAGCCGAATTTCATCCGTTCCCACATTTGAGAGGGGTTGTATCGATGGCCCGTGCGGAGAGTGAAGACAGTGCGAATAGCCAGTTTTTCATTGTCTTTTACCCGCGATTTGCATTGGATAAAAAATATACAGTTTTCGGACGTGTGACAGCCGGTATGCAACATGTTGATGCGATTAATCGCGGCGAACCTCCTGCGAGTCCGAGCCGGATCTTGCAAGCGTCGGTTGCAATTGATGGTAAAGCGCCTCCAGCACCAAGGTCTTTTGCACCGGTACCAGAACAAGAAATTACGGTTGATGACTTGAACGCGCCAATTAATCCCTAG
- the coaD gene encoding pantetheine-phosphate adenylyltransferase, whose translation MRVGVYPGTFDPVTLGHMDIIQRGTRLVDKLVIGVTTNPSKSPMFSLEERLNMVRRETADLGDAVEVVAFNALLMKFAQKQGAGVIVRGLRAVADFEYEYQMAGMNQQLNDQIETVFLMADVSLQPIASRLVKEIAIYGGEIHKFVPPTVCEEVVARVAETGLKGEQ comes from the coding sequence ATGAGAGTTGGTGTTTATCCCGGGACATTCGATCCCGTCACACTGGGGCATATGGATATCATTCAGCGTGGTACGCGTTTGGTAGATAAGTTGGTGATCGGTGTCACCACGAACCCATCGAAATCACCGATGTTTTCATTGGAAGAACGGTTGAACATGGTCCGTCGGGAAACCGCTGATCTTGGTGATGCAGTAGAAGTGGTCGCCTTCAATGCGCTGTTGATGAAATTTGCTCAAAAACAAGGTGCCGGCGTTATCGTCAGGGGCCTTCGCGCTGTGGCCGATTTTGAATATGAATATCAAATGGCTGGAATGAACCAGCAACTGAATGACCAGATCGAAACCGTGTTTCTTATGGCCGACGTATCGCTTCAACCGATTGCTTCACGACTGGTCAAGGAAATCGCGATTTATGGCGGGGAAATACACAAATTTGTCCCACCGACGGTGTGTGAAGAAGTGGTCGCCCGCGTAGCAGAGACCGGCTTGAAGGGTGAACAATAA
- a CDS encoding farnesyl diphosphate synthase, whose amino-acid sequence MPANNNLDLRQEMARVAEAVDKQFDLLLTVPEDSRAQLFKTMRHAAIGGGKRLRPLLVMATSGLFNVDENCALRAATAMEALHVYSLIHDDLPCMDDDDLRRGKPTAHKAFGEAQAVLAGDALHAMAFELLADEDTHTDPFVRAEMVACLAKAAGPSGMAGGQMMDLVAETTTFDLPTVTRLQQLKTGALISACVEIGAILGRVPIEGRTGLRGYAHDLGLAFQIADDILDVEGDEALAGKALHKDEAAGKQTFLTLMGLDRAKEQAQMLVDQSKSHLNGYGEEANLLRAIAEYTVQRDR is encoded by the coding sequence ATGCCGGCCAATAATAATCTGGACCTGCGGCAGGAAATGGCCCGCGTCGCCGAGGCAGTGGATAAGCAGTTTGATCTGTTGCTGACCGTCCCTGAGGATTCTCGTGCACAATTGTTCAAAACCATGCGTCATGCCGCAATCGGAGGCGGCAAACGCCTGCGGCCCTTGTTGGTTATGGCAACCTCTGGTCTGTTCAACGTCGACGAGAACTGCGCCTTACGCGCGGCAACTGCCATGGAAGCATTGCATGTTTACTCGCTTATCCATGACGATCTGCCGTGCATGGATGATGACGATTTACGGCGGGGCAAACCAACGGCGCACAAAGCTTTCGGTGAAGCACAGGCTGTTCTCGCCGGGGATGCGCTTCACGCAATGGCCTTTGAACTGTTGGCGGACGAAGATACCCATACGGATCCGTTTGTGCGCGCTGAGATGGTCGCGTGTCTGGCAAAGGCGGCGGGGCCGTCCGGCATGGCTGGCGGGCAGATGATGGATCTTGTTGCTGAGACAACGACCTTTGATTTGCCAACCGTGACGCGATTGCAGCAGTTGAAGACGGGCGCACTTATCAGCGCTTGTGTCGAGATCGGAGCGATTCTGGGCCGCGTCCCGATTGAAGGGCGGACAGGACTGCGTGGTTATGCCCATGATCTCGGACTCGCTTTTCAGATTGCCGATGATATTCTGGATGTCGAAGGTGATGAGGCGCTGGCTGGAAAAGCGCTGCATAAGGACGAAGCGGCCGGCAAACAGACATTTTTGACACTGATGGGACTGGATCGGGCCAAGGAACAAGCACAAATGCTGGTCGATCAATCCAAATCACATTTGAACGGCTATGGTGAGGAGGCCAATTTGCTTCGCGCCATTGCGGAATATACGGTACAGCGAGACCGTTAA
- a CDS encoding exodeoxyribonuclease VII small subunit, with amino-acid sequence MSVDIADLNFEDALRRLEDIVRKLESGDVPLDQSIVLYEQGEKLRGLCQKRLEDAQAKIEKITLDRDGKPQGVTAFDAD; translated from the coding sequence ATGTCAGTCGACATAGCAGATCTGAACTTTGAAGACGCGCTGAGACGACTGGAGGACATTGTCAGAAAGCTGGAAAGCGGCGATGTTCCGTTGGATCAGTCCATCGTACTATACGAGCAAGGCGAAAAATTGCGCGGCCTTTGCCAGAAACGTCTCGAAGATGCCCAAGCGAAGATCGAAAAAATCACACTTGATCGCGATGGCAAGCCTCAGGGCGTCACTGCCTTTGATGCTGATTAG
- a CDS encoding DUF2177 family protein, whose translation MAQFLIAYILAAIIFGILDFLWLSNMANSLYRPVIGEIMADEFRKLPALAFYLIYLFGIIWFGVKPALASGQWTTALLNGALFGGIAYATYDLTSQAVLKVWSTKITLYDIAWGTFATGVTAALTAYLVLRFVKT comes from the coding sequence ATGGCTCAGTTTTTGATCGCCTACATATTAGCCGCCATCATCTTTGGCATTTTGGACTTTCTGTGGCTCAGCAATATGGCGAACAGTTTGTACCGCCCGGTGATCGGCGAAATCATGGCGGATGAGTTTCGCAAGTTACCCGCCCTCGCCTTTTATTTGATCTATCTGTTCGGAATCATCTGGTTTGGTGTCAAACCAGCACTGGCTAGCGGACAATGGACGACAGCCTTGCTCAACGGAGCGCTTTTCGGCGGCATTGCGTACGCGACCTATGACTTGACCAGCCAAGCGGTACTCAAGGTCTGGTCTACCAAGATTACCCTATATGATATTGCCTGGGGGACGTTTGCGACAGGGGTCACCGCCGCGTTGACGGCCTATCTGGTTCTTCGTTTCGTTAAAACCTAG
- a CDS encoding DUF1289 domain-containing protein, with the protein MESPCNDICAIDRPTGLCVGCGRTLSEIAEWASSTPDQRREVMAELPERLRILNAKSKD; encoded by the coding sequence ATGGAATCGCCCTGCAATGATATATGCGCCATAGATCGCCCAACTGGTCTATGTGTCGGATGCGGCCGCACTTTGTCGGAAATAGCGGAATGGGCTTCCTCTACACCAGATCAACGGCGAGAGGTCATGGCGGAGCTGCCCGAAAGGCTGCGGATTCTTAATGCAAAATCAAAGGATTGA
- a CDS encoding DsbA family protein, with protein sequence MTKTIELIFDFVSPNAYLIWQPLKALADKHGATIEVIPAFLGGMHKLTGNAPPFIRDAEVKGKNPYAMLEMNRFITKHSLTKFQMNPHFPFNTISLQRMLVALKPEKRATFIETLLPAIWEEQLDVTDTEVLGKILQDGGFDAQELFAKTQDPAVKQELMDNVENAVERGAFGIPTMYVDGEMYFGKERLGQIDEQLTS encoded by the coding sequence ATGACCAAGACGATTGAGCTTATATTCGATTTCGTTAGCCCCAATGCTTATCTGATCTGGCAACCGCTAAAGGCATTGGCCGATAAACATGGCGCGACGATTGAGGTGATACCCGCGTTTTTGGGCGGAATGCATAAGCTGACCGGTAACGCCCCGCCTTTCATTCGTGACGCGGAAGTCAAAGGCAAGAATCCCTATGCGATGCTTGAGATGAATCGCTTCATCACCAAACATAGCCTGACCAAATTCCAGATGAACCCGCATTTTCCTTTCAATACCATAAGTCTGCAACGGATGTTGGTTGCGCTGAAGCCGGAAAAACGTGCCACATTCATCGAAACATTGCTGCCCGCAATATGGGAAGAGCAACTGGACGTGACAGATACCGAAGTTCTCGGCAAAATCCTTCAAGATGGCGGCTTTGATGCGCAAGAGCTATTTGCAAAGACACAGGATCCAGCGGTTAAACAAGAATTGATGGACAATGTCGAGAACGCGGTCGAGCGCGGTGCCTTTGGTATCCCGACCATGTATGTTGATGGAGAAATGTATTTCGGCAAAGAGCGTTTGGGACAAATTGACGAACAGCTGACGTCCTGA
- a CDS encoding SDR family NAD(P)-dependent oxidoreductase, translating into MDKVVLVVGAGDAIGSAIMRAFADKGYIVCGARRGGEKLDPLVEELRSAGKQAHGFSCDARKEDQVEALFAKIEADIGPLDCVVFNVGANVPMTILDTSAQKFLKIWEMATLAGFLTGREAARIMTKRGHGSILFTGATASMRGAAGFGAFASAKAALRNLVQSLAREMGPQNIHVAHVVIDAAVDTDWIKGMLPDYEERKANDGVVNPDDLAQNYVMLHEQPRSAWTFEMDVRPWAEKW; encoded by the coding sequence ATGGATAAAGTGGTTTTGGTCGTCGGGGCAGGGGACGCCATCGGCAGCGCAATCATGCGTGCCTTTGCCGACAAAGGCTATATCGTCTGCGGCGCGCGACGCGGCGGAGAAAAGCTTGACCCGCTGGTTGAAGAACTCCGCAGCGCTGGCAAGCAGGCTCATGGATTTTCCTGTGACGCGCGCAAGGAAGACCAGGTTGAAGCTCTGTTTGCCAAAATCGAGGCCGATATCGGCCCGCTGGACTGCGTGGTTTTTAACGTCGGCGCCAATGTACCGATGACGATCCTCGATACCAGCGCACAAAAGTTTCTGAAAATCTGGGAAATGGCAACCCTAGCGGGGTTTCTAACCGGACGCGAAGCGGCGCGCATCATGACCAAACGCGGCCACGGATCAATCCTCTTTACTGGCGCAACGGCTAGCATGCGCGGTGCGGCAGGATTTGGCGCCTTCGCCAGCGCGAAAGCCGCGCTTCGCAATTTGGTGCAAAGCCTTGCGCGCGAAATGGGGCCGCAAAATATTCATGTCGCCCATGTCGTGATTGATGCAGCCGTAGATACCGATTGGATCAAAGGAATGCTGCCAGACTATGAGGAACGCAAAGCCAATGACGGCGTGGTCAATCCTGATGATCTGGCACAAAATTATGTGATGTTACACGAACAGCCACGCAGTGCATGGACATTTGAAATGGACGTGCGGCCATGGGCTGAAAAATGGTGA
- the purL gene encoding phosphoribosylformylglycinamidine synthase subunit PurL, whose product MTQTSSRTAEKITPEIVAEHGLNEEEYQRILNALGREPNITELGIFSVMWSEHCSYKSSRLHLKKLPTTGPQVICGPGENAGVIDIGDGQAAIFKMESHNHPSYIEPYQGAATGVGGILRDVFTMGARPVANLNALRFGRPEHPKMKHLVKGVVAGIGGYGNCVGVPTVGGETNFHEAYDGNIIVNAMTVGVADADKIFYSAASGVGNPIVYVGSKTGRDGIHGATMASAEFDDDSDEKRPTVQVGDPFTEKLLIEACLELMASDAIVAIQDMGAAGLTSSSVEMATNGEVGIILDMDKVPCRETEMTAYEMMLSESQERMLMVLKPGREEMAEAIFTKWELDFAVIGEVTDTRRMVLTHKGETVCDIPLGPLADDAPLYDRPHLTQEEYKAHVATKPLGDIPESTDIGADLLKMMASPALASRRWIWEQYDSQVGADTAQRSGGDAAVVRVHGTNKGLAITTDCTPRYCKADPVEGGKQAIAEAYRNLCAVGAKPLATTDCMNFGNPEKPHIMAQFVGCIEGMAEACEALDMPIVSGNVSLYNETTGADGVSHAILPTPAIGAVGLIDDLDKMMTLGFKGVDHAIVVLGTTSLEKLDVDSGLGELGQELGQSLWLRQFGEVEAGSPPAVNLEQERIVGDFVRKLINEGEVSAVHDISDGGVAVSLTEMALASGIGASVLSMGNIIKDAFSEDQGRYIVTLPWSDRESWAEFKKAAESAGVTASWIGGTQGDSISWTDGEDTPVADIPLSDLREASDSFFRDWMED is encoded by the coding sequence ATGACACAGACATCCTCGCGCACCGCTGAAAAAATCACACCTGAAATTGTTGCCGAACATGGCCTCAACGAAGAAGAATATCAGCGCATCTTAAACGCGCTTGGCCGCGAGCCAAATATCACAGAGCTTGGCATTTTTTCGGTCATGTGGTCCGAGCATTGTTCTTATAAAAGCTCTCGTTTGCACTTGAAGAAACTCCCCACCACGGGTCCTCAGGTCATCTGTGGTCCTGGCGAAAATGCCGGTGTGATTGACATCGGCGATGGTCAGGCAGCGATCTTCAAGATGGAAAGCCACAACCACCCATCTTATATCGAACCTTATCAGGGCGCAGCAACCGGTGTGGGCGGTATTTTGCGCGACGTCTTCACCATGGGTGCGCGTCCAGTGGCGAATTTGAATGCCCTGCGCTTCGGACGGCCCGAGCATCCCAAGATGAAACATCTCGTCAAAGGCGTCGTTGCGGGCATTGGCGGCTATGGCAATTGCGTCGGTGTACCGACCGTTGGCGGCGAAACCAATTTCCATGAAGCCTATGATGGCAATATCATCGTCAACGCGATGACCGTGGGCGTGGCGGATGCGGACAAGATTTTCTATTCCGCCGCTTCAGGCGTTGGCAACCCCATCGTCTATGTCGGCTCGAAAACCGGTCGCGACGGCATTCATGGTGCAACCATGGCGAGTGCGGAATTTGATGATGACAGCGATGAGAAGCGTCCCACGGTACAAGTTGGCGATCCGTTTACAGAGAAGTTGCTGATCGAGGCCTGTCTCGAATTAATGGCCAGTGATGCGATTGTCGCGATTCAGGATATGGGCGCAGCCGGCCTCACCAGCTCCAGCGTCGAAATGGCAACCAACGGCGAAGTTGGCATCATTCTCGACATGGATAAGGTTCCGTGTCGCGAAACCGAGATGACCGCTTACGAGATGATGCTGTCCGAAAGCCAGGAACGCATGCTGATGGTCCTGAAACCCGGCCGCGAGGAAATGGCCGAGGCGATTTTCACCAAATGGGAACTGGATTTCGCGGTTATTGGCGAAGTGACCGACACCCGCCGCATGGTGCTGACGCACAAAGGCGAAACCGTCTGCGATATTCCGCTTGGCCCGCTCGCCGACGACGCACCGCTTTACGACCGGCCTCATCTGACGCAGGAAGAATATAAAGCGCATGTAGCAACCAAACCGCTCGGCGACATACCCGAAAGCACCGATATTGGCGCAGACCTGCTCAAGATGATGGCCAGCCCAGCCCTCGCCTCCCGTCGCTGGATCTGGGAGCAATATGATAGCCAGGTTGGCGCAGACACGGCGCAGCGCTCCGGCGGTGACGCGGCGGTCGTCCGTGTCCACGGCACCAACAAAGGTTTGGCGATCACCACCGACTGCACCCCGCGCTATTGCAAAGCCGATCCGGTCGAAGGCGGCAAGCAGGCTATTGCCGAAGCCTATCGCAATCTCTGCGCGGTTGGAGCAAAACCGCTCGCGACAACCGATTGCATGAATTTCGGTAATCCTGAAAAGCCACATATCATGGCGCAATTTGTCGGCTGCATCGAAGGCATGGCCGAAGCCTGTGAAGCGCTCGATATGCCAATCGTGTCTGGCAATGTGAGCCTGTATAATGAAACCACCGGCGCAGATGGCGTGAGCCATGCGATTCTACCGACACCCGCTATTGGCGCGGTGGGGTTGATTGATGATCTCGACAAGATGATGACCCTTGGGTTCAAGGGCGTGGACCATGCAATTGTTGTTCTGGGAACCACATCTTTGGAAAAGTTGGACGTGGATAGCGGCCTTGGTGAATTGGGGCAAGAACTTGGACAATCCCTATGGCTGCGACAGTTCGGTGAAGTTGAGGCTGGCTCACCTCCCGCGGTCAACCTTGAGCAAGAACGTATAGTTGGCGATTTTGTTCGGAAGTTAATAAATGAAGGTGAGGTCAGTGCGGTCCATGACATCTCTGATGGCGGTGTCGCTGTCTCTTTGACAGAGATGGCCCTCGCCAGCGGAATTGGCGCCTCCGTGCTGTCCATGGGCAACATCATCAAAGACGCATTTTCGGAAGATCAAGGCAGATATATTGTCACTTTACCATGGTCTGATCGTGAGAGTTGGGCCGAGTTCAAGAAGGCGGCTGAATCCGCTGGAGTGACTGCCTCATGGATCGGGGGCACCCAGGGAGATTCGATTTCCTGGACCGATGGTGAAGATACGCCAGTTGCCGACATCCCCCTCTCCGACCTCCGCGAAGCCAGTGACAGTTTCTTCCGCGACTGGATGGAAGACTAG
- a CDS encoding FAD-binding protein: MMPPNQIQVNNNIEWVNHHFNIKMPIAKRLRVHNENPTRATMSGMRETAARLQGIIADALTAGVQIRACGSRWSFSDIPAVKDGWVVETANLDWTFNVGASDVDLASATSRDDLYLVQCGTNISKINERLETTSRRRALRTSGASNGQTIAGAIGTGVHGSAVDVGPMESEVAGIQILTATQNLWIEPARAPVMNANFAAKLGATLVRDDAKFDAALVSLGALGIVHSVMLRATGRYLLNSSLLHIPFGQLQGALNMLDFRGSGLPDQTRRPYFFQVILDPNKMDIGYTTVRYKELCPPGYRADYNLKSEAEPGTDLPRLIASAIKMFPDLRNTATSLLIQAELKVRSDRPHEWRLPGETYSFTSAREGIASSGFAVPIAQVTTALEIMRQAFLVHKNAPVVFTCRYAQKSPGMMAFTRYDPSCVIDIDGIDTPATRKLITLAGQRLEAAGMPFTQHWGKMHDLTKARVRRGYGGSVDRWNQVRKLLLPDAAERDAFSSPFLDSVGLNA; this comes from the coding sequence ATGATGCCCCCCAATCAGATCCAGGTGAACAATAATATTGAATGGGTGAACCATCACTTCAATATCAAGATGCCAATTGCCAAACGGCTGCGGGTTCATAATGAAAATCCGACGCGTGCCACGATGTCGGGAATGCGCGAAACGGCGGCGCGTTTGCAAGGGATTATCGCTGATGCGCTGACGGCGGGCGTGCAAATCCGGGCCTGTGGATCGCGCTGGTCCTTTTCCGATATTCCTGCGGTCAAGGACGGCTGGGTCGTGGAAACCGCCAATCTTGACTGGACGTTCAATGTTGGTGCTTCCGATGTCGATCTAGCGAGCGCGACATCGCGAGATGATCTCTATCTGGTGCAATGCGGCACGAATATTTCAAAGATAAACGAGCGATTGGAAACAACATCTCGTCGCCGCGCGCTGCGCACTTCAGGGGCGAGTAATGGTCAGACCATCGCTGGAGCCATTGGAACCGGTGTGCATGGTTCAGCTGTGGATGTTGGTCCGATGGAAAGCGAGGTAGCGGGAATTCAAATCCTGACGGCCACCCAGAACCTATGGATTGAACCGGCCCGAGCCCCGGTGATGAATGCAAATTTTGCCGCCAAGCTCGGTGCAACACTGGTGCGCGATGATGCCAAATTTGATGCGGCGCTTGTCAGCCTGGGCGCATTGGGCATTGTCCACTCAGTGATGTTGCGTGCGACGGGGCGATACCTGCTCAATTCGTCGTTGTTGCATATTCCTTTCGGCCAGCTGCAAGGCGCGCTCAATATGCTCGATTTTCGCGGATCAGGTCTGCCGGATCAGACTCGCAGACCCTATTTCTTTCAGGTGATCCTTGATCCCAACAAGATGGACATTGGTTATACGACGGTGCGCTATAAAGAGCTTTGCCCGCCCGGCTATCGTGCCGACTATAACCTGAAATCCGAGGCCGAACCGGGGACCGATCTGCCAAGGCTAATCGCTTCGGCAATCAAGATGTTTCCCGACTTGCGGAACACAGCGACCAGCCTGCTGATACAGGCAGAGCTGAAAGTGCGATCTGACCGGCCGCATGAATGGCGACTGCCCGGCGAGACCTATAGCTTCACCAGCGCGCGTGAGGGGATTGCGAGCTCTGGTTTTGCTGTACCGATTGCTCAGGTCACAACGGCACTCGAAATCATGCGTCAGGCGTTTCTGGTCCATAAAAATGCGCCGGTTGTATTCACCTGTCGCTATGCGCAAAAATCACCAGGCATGATGGCCTTCACGCGCTATGACCCTAGTTGCGTGATAGATATTGACGGCATCGACACGCCTGCGACGCGCAAGTTGATTACTTTGGCTGGTCAACGGTTGGAGGCAGCAGGCATGCCCTTTACTCAGCATTGGGGAAAAATGCACGACCTCACCAAGGCTCGCGTGCGGCGCGGCTATGGCGGGAGCGTTGATCGCTGGAATCAGGTGCGCAAACTGTTGCTGCCCGATGCGGCGGAACGCGATGCGTTCTCCTCACCGTTTCTGGATAGCGTTGGATTGAACGCTTAA
- a CDS encoding Coq4 family protein, with product MTVSPTTMPLLNTKHAPPKIRPIKAFRHFRNLIADKEDTAEVFHIIEALAGKAFIRNAKRFLKTPHAQELMERNVDLPAMLDDHDKLRELPADSLGQAYVRFMKKEGLTAAGLVAEFDRYGETYEKRNDITEWFGNRMRDTHDLLHVLTGYGRDALGEQCVLGFTYSQNPNLGVLFIAYAGALEMKKQAPTDAPVLKAVREGQKLGKAAKRLAYYDIEKILAMPLDEARAFLNIGEPVYYKQAHAAYEAQGIDPYNLLGQPA from the coding sequence ATGACAGTTTCTCCGACAACAATGCCTTTGCTCAATACCAAACATGCGCCGCCGAAAATTCGTCCGATAAAGGCGTTCCGGCATTTCCGCAATTTGATCGCGGACAAGGAAGATACAGCGGAGGTGTTCCACATTATCGAGGCGCTTGCCGGCAAAGCCTTTATCCGTAACGCCAAACGCTTTCTGAAAACTCCCCATGCGCAGGAATTGATGGAGCGCAATGTCGATTTGCCAGCGATGCTGGATGATCATGACAAATTGCGTGAACTTCCAGCCGACAGTCTGGGGCAGGCCTATGTCCGTTTCATGAAGAAGGAAGGCCTGACAGCCGCTGGACTGGTTGCAGAATTTGATCGCTATGGCGAGACATATGAAAAGCGTAACGACATTACCGAATGGTTCGGCAACCGGATGCGGGACACGCATGACTTGCTTCACGTTCTGACCGGCTATGGCCGCGATGCGCTGGGAGAGCAATGTGTGCTGGGCTTTACCTATAGCCAGAACCCCAATCTTGGCGTGTTGTTCATTGCTTATGCAGGTGCGCTGGAAATGAAGAAGCAGGCACCAACGGATGCACCTGTTTTGAAAGCTGTTCGCGAAGGACAAAAACTGGGCAAGGCAGCCAAGCGACTAGCCTATTATGATATCGAGAAGATATTGGCGATGCCACTTGATGAAGCCCGCGCATTTCTGAACATAGGCGAGCCGGTGTACTACAAGCAGGCACATGCAGCCTATGAAGCACAAGGTATTGATCCTTATAATTTGCTGGGTCAGCCAGCATAG
- a CDS encoding nitroreductase family protein, with the protein MKPHDTLPYTQLPEYSDEERIARSKAFYDALKVRRTCRYFTDETVPRIVIENALLAAGTAPNGANHQPWHFAVIQSPEKKKALREAAEAEEREFYENKASDEWLEALGPLGTDADKPFLETAPYLIVIFGQRKGGMLPGEMKQNYYVNESVGIATGMLITALHDAGLATLTHTPNPMKFLNELCERPANEKPMMVLVVGKPAPDATIPVHATIKKPLDAIASWL; encoded by the coding sequence ATGAAACCACACGATACTCTGCCCTATACCCAGCTGCCTGAATATTCTGACGAGGAACGCATCGCGCGATCCAAGGCTTTTTATGATGCCTTAAAAGTGCGTCGCACCTGCCGCTATTTTACCGATGAAACAGTACCGCGGATAGTGATCGAGAATGCCCTGCTTGCCGCCGGGACCGCACCCAATGGGGCCAATCACCAACCTTGGCATTTTGCGGTCATCCAATCTCCTGAAAAGAAAAAGGCATTGCGCGAGGCAGCGGAAGCCGAAGAACGCGAATTTTACGAGAATAAAGCCAGTGATGAATGGTTGGAGGCGCTTGGCCCGCTGGGCACGGATGCAGACAAGCCGTTTCTCGAAACCGCACCCTATCTGATTGTCATATTTGGCCAGCGAAAGGGCGGCATGTTGCCGGGCGAGATGAAGCAGAACTATTATGTCAATGAAAGCGTCGGTATTGCTACAGGCATGCTGATTACCGCCCTGCATGATGCCGGGCTCGCTACACTCACCCACACGCCTAATCCGATGAAATTCCTCAACGAACTGTGCGAACGGCCGGCCAATGAAAAACCGATGATGGTGCTCGTCGTCGGAAAGCCGGCACCAGATGCAACCATCCCTGTTCATGCCACGATCAAGAAACCGCTGGACGCCATTGCAAGCTGGTTGTGA